A DNA window from Rhineura floridana isolate rRhiFlo1 chromosome 11, rRhiFlo1.hap2, whole genome shotgun sequence contains the following coding sequences:
- the EZH1 gene encoding histone-lysine N-methyltransferase EZH1 isoform X3, whose product MSKEKMEVPAPPTSKCILYWKRKVKSEYMRLRQLKRLQANMGAKALFVSNYAKVQEKINMLNEDWKKLRVQPIQSMKLVGGHPFLKQCTVESIFPSVTTQTLFMRTLNTVALVPIMYSWSPLQQNFMVEDETVLCNIPYMGDEVKEEDETFIEELINNYDGKVHGEEEMLSSSILISDAVFLELVDALNQYSEEEEEGHDAAEGKQEAVKDELPVTRKRKWLSMESNKKCSKKHFPNDMIFTALSSMFPENGFPEDMKERYRELTEESDPNVLPPQCTPNIDGPCAKSVQREQALHSFHTLFCRRCFKYDCFLHPFHATPNVYKRKNRETKIEMEPCGPECFLWLEGAKEFAVLHNPRSKCSGRRRRKHLALSTTTSSSASASTSTEAKEGDSDRDTGNDWASSSSEANSRCQTPTKQKLSPASSQPFMADMPLEPVEWTGAEESLFRVFHGTYFNNFCSIARLLGTKTCKQVFQFAVKESLISKLPVNELLNPSQKKKRKHRLWAAHCRKIQLKKDNSSTQVYNYQPCDHPDHPCDSNCPCIMTQNFCEKFCQCNPDCQNRFPGCRCKTQCNTKQCPCYLAVRECDPDLCLTCGASEHWDSKVVSCKNCSIQRGLKKHLLLAPSDVAGWGTFIKEAVQKNEFISEYCGELISQDEADRRGKVYDKYMSSFLFNLNNDFVVDATRKGNKIRFANHSVNPNCYAKVVMVNGDHRIGIFAKRAIQAGEELFFDYRYSQADALKYVGIERETDLI is encoded by the exons ATGTCTAAGGA GAAAATGGAGGTTCCAGCCCCACCAACATCAAAATGCATCCTTTATTGGAAAAGGAAGGTCAAGTCAGAATATATGCGCCTTAGGCAGCTTAAGAGACTTCAAGCAAACATGGGAGCCAAG GCTCTGTTCGTATCCAACTATGCAAAggttcaagaaaagataaacatgctGAATGAAGACTGGAAGAAGCTTAGAGTTCAACCTATTCAATCAATGAAGCTGGTTGGGGGGCACCCTTTTCTTAAACAG TGCACAGTTGAGAGCATTTTCCCCAGTGTGACCACTCAGACCTTGTTCATGCGGACTCTGAACACTGTGGCTCTGGTGCCTATCATGTATTCCTGGTCCCCGCTCCAGCAGAATTTCATG GTGGAGGATGAAACCGTTCTGTGCAACATCCCCTATATGGGGGATGAGGTGAAAGAGGAGGATGAAACCTTCATCGAGGAGCTCATTAACAATTACGATGGCAAAGTCCACGGAGAGGAAG AAATGCTCTCCAGTTCCATCCTGATCAGTGATGCTGTGTTCCTGGAGTTGGTGGATGCACTCAATCAGTActccgaggaggaagaggaagggcatgATGCTGCTGAAGGCAAACAGGAAGCTGTGAAGGATGAGCTGCCTGTCACCCGGAAGAGGAAGTGGCTTTCCATGGAAA GCAACAAGAAGTGTTCCAAGAAGCACTTTCCAAATGACATGATCTTTACTGCTCTTTCATCAATGTTTCCAGAGAATGGCTTTCCAGAGGATATGAAAGAGAG ATACAGAGAGCTGACAGAAGAATCTGACCCGAATGTGCTCCCTCCCCAGTGCACACCAAACATCGATGGACCATGTGCCAAATCTGTTCAGCGTGAGCAGGCCCTGCACTCTTTCCACACCCTTTTTTGCAGGCGCTGCTTCAAGTATGACTGTTTCCTCCATC cttttcACGCTACTCCCAATGTTTATAAGCGGAAGAACAGAGAGACCAAAATTGAAATGGAGCCCTGCGGGCCAGAGTGTTTCCTGTGGTTG GAGGGAGCCAAAGAGTTCGCTGTACTGCACAACCCAAGATCAAAGTGCTCTGGACGACGTCGGCGCAAGCATCTCGCACTCAGTACTACCACCTCCTCCAGTGCTTCAGCCTCCACGAGCACTGAAGCAAAAGAAGGCGATAGTGATAGAGACACGGGCAATGACTGGGCCTCCAGTTCCTCTG AGGCAAACTCGCGTTGCCAGACTCCAACCAAGCAGAAGCTGAGCCCTGCCTCTTCGCAGCCCTTCATGGCTGACATGCCATTGGAGCCTGTTGAGTGGACAGGGGCTGAAGAGTCTCTCTTCCGTGTCTTCCACGGAACTTACTTCAACAACTTCTGCTCGATCGCTCGGCTTCTGGGAACGAAGACATGCAAACAG GTCTTTCAGTTTGCAGTAAAGGAGTCCTTGATATCAAAACTGCCAGTGAATGAGCTCTTGAATCCCTcccagaagaagaagaggaaacacAG ACTCTGGGCTGCTCACTGTAGGAAGATCCAGCTTAAAAAAG ATAATTCATCCACTCAGGTGTACAACTACCAGCCCTGTGACCACCCGGACCATCCTTGTGACAGCAACTGTCCTTGCATCATGACCCAGAATTTCTGCGAGAAGTTCTGCCAGTGCAATCCTGACT GCCAGAACCGTTTTCCCGGCTGCCGGTGTAagactcagtgcaacaccaagcAATGCCCATGTTACCTGGCTGTGCGAGAGTGTGACCCAGACCTCTGCTTGACCTGTGGAGCCTCAGAGCACTGGGACTCTAAGGTGGTCTCCTGCAAGAACTGCAGCATCCAGCGGGGTCTTAAGAAG CACCTGCTGCTGGCCCCATCGGATGTTGCCGGGTGGGGAACCTTCATCAAGGAGGCTGTGCAGAAGAATGAATTTATCTCTGAGTACTGCGGGGAG CTCATCTCTCAAGATGAGGCTGACCGACGTGGGAAGGTCTATGACAAGTACATGTCTAGCTTCCTCTTCAACCTCAATAATG ATTTCGTTGTTGACGCCACCCGCAAAGGCAACAAAATCCGCTTTGCAAACCACTCTGTCAACCCCAACTGTTACGCTAAAG TGGTGATGGTGAATGGAGACCACCGCATTGGGATCTTTGCCAAGAGAGCAATCCAGGCAGGTGAAGAACTCTTTTTTGATTACAG GTATAGCCAGGCAGATGCACTCAAGTATGTTGGCATAGAAAGAGAGACTGATCTAATCTAG
- the EZH1 gene encoding histone-lysine N-methyltransferase EZH1 isoform X5, with protein MSKEKMEVPAPPTSKCILYWKRKVKSEYMRLRQLKRLQANMGAKALFVSNYAKVQEKINMLNEDWKKLRVQPIQSMKLVGGHPFLKQCTVESIFPSVTTQTLFMRTLNTVALVPIMYSWSPLQQNFMVEDETVLCNIPYMGDEVKEEDETFIEELINNYDGKVHGEEVALSMTGKLHFLPSHRAGLHKVTEMLSSSILISDAVFLELVDALNQYSEEEEEGHDAAEGKQEAVKDELPVTRKRKWLSMESNKKCSKKHFPNDMIFTALSSMFPENGFPEDMKERYRELTEESDPNVLPPQCTPNIDGPCAKSVQREQALHSFHTLFCRRCFKYDCFLHPFHATPNVYKRKNRETKIEMEPCGPECFLWLEGAKEFAVLHNPRSKCSGRRRRKHLALSTTTSSSASASTSTEAKEGDSDRDTGNDWASSSSEANSRCQTPTKQKLSPASSQPFMADMPLEPVEWTGAEESLFRVFHGTYFNNFCSIARLLGTKTCKQVFQFAVKESLISKLPVNELLNPSQKKKRKHRLWAAHCRKIQLKKDNSSTQVYNYQPCDHPDHPCDSNCPCIMTQNFCEKFCQCNPDCQNRFPGCRCKTQCNTKQCPCYLAVRECDPDLCLTCGASEHWDSKVVSCKNCSIQRGLKKHLLLAPSDVAGWGTFIKEAVQKNEFISEYCGELISQDEADRRGKVYDKYMSSFLFNLNNDFVVDATRKGNKIRFANHSVNPNCYAKGIARQMHSSMLA; from the exons ATGTCTAAGGA GAAAATGGAGGTTCCAGCCCCACCAACATCAAAATGCATCCTTTATTGGAAAAGGAAGGTCAAGTCAGAATATATGCGCCTTAGGCAGCTTAAGAGACTTCAAGCAAACATGGGAGCCAAG GCTCTGTTCGTATCCAACTATGCAAAggttcaagaaaagataaacatgctGAATGAAGACTGGAAGAAGCTTAGAGTTCAACCTATTCAATCAATGAAGCTGGTTGGGGGGCACCCTTTTCTTAAACAG TGCACAGTTGAGAGCATTTTCCCCAGTGTGACCACTCAGACCTTGTTCATGCGGACTCTGAACACTGTGGCTCTGGTGCCTATCATGTATTCCTGGTCCCCGCTCCAGCAGAATTTCATG GTGGAGGATGAAACCGTTCTGTGCAACATCCCCTATATGGGGGATGAGGTGAAAGAGGAGGATGAAACCTTCATCGAGGAGCTCATTAACAATTACGATGGCAAAGTCCACGGAGAGGAAG TGGCACTTAGCATGACCGGGAAACTGCATTTCTTGCCAAGTCACAGGGCTGGTCTCCACAAAGTCACAG AAATGCTCTCCAGTTCCATCCTGATCAGTGATGCTGTGTTCCTGGAGTTGGTGGATGCACTCAATCAGTActccgaggaggaagaggaagggcatgATGCTGCTGAAGGCAAACAGGAAGCTGTGAAGGATGAGCTGCCTGTCACCCGGAAGAGGAAGTGGCTTTCCATGGAAA GCAACAAGAAGTGTTCCAAGAAGCACTTTCCAAATGACATGATCTTTACTGCTCTTTCATCAATGTTTCCAGAGAATGGCTTTCCAGAGGATATGAAAGAGAG ATACAGAGAGCTGACAGAAGAATCTGACCCGAATGTGCTCCCTCCCCAGTGCACACCAAACATCGATGGACCATGTGCCAAATCTGTTCAGCGTGAGCAGGCCCTGCACTCTTTCCACACCCTTTTTTGCAGGCGCTGCTTCAAGTATGACTGTTTCCTCCATC cttttcACGCTACTCCCAATGTTTATAAGCGGAAGAACAGAGAGACCAAAATTGAAATGGAGCCCTGCGGGCCAGAGTGTTTCCTGTGGTTG GAGGGAGCCAAAGAGTTCGCTGTACTGCACAACCCAAGATCAAAGTGCTCTGGACGACGTCGGCGCAAGCATCTCGCACTCAGTACTACCACCTCCTCCAGTGCTTCAGCCTCCACGAGCACTGAAGCAAAAGAAGGCGATAGTGATAGAGACACGGGCAATGACTGGGCCTCCAGTTCCTCTG AGGCAAACTCGCGTTGCCAGACTCCAACCAAGCAGAAGCTGAGCCCTGCCTCTTCGCAGCCCTTCATGGCTGACATGCCATTGGAGCCTGTTGAGTGGACAGGGGCTGAAGAGTCTCTCTTCCGTGTCTTCCACGGAACTTACTTCAACAACTTCTGCTCGATCGCTCGGCTTCTGGGAACGAAGACATGCAAACAG GTCTTTCAGTTTGCAGTAAAGGAGTCCTTGATATCAAAACTGCCAGTGAATGAGCTCTTGAATCCCTcccagaagaagaagaggaaacacAG ACTCTGGGCTGCTCACTGTAGGAAGATCCAGCTTAAAAAAG ATAATTCATCCACTCAGGTGTACAACTACCAGCCCTGTGACCACCCGGACCATCCTTGTGACAGCAACTGTCCTTGCATCATGACCCAGAATTTCTGCGAGAAGTTCTGCCAGTGCAATCCTGACT GCCAGAACCGTTTTCCCGGCTGCCGGTGTAagactcagtgcaacaccaagcAATGCCCATGTTACCTGGCTGTGCGAGAGTGTGACCCAGACCTCTGCTTGACCTGTGGAGCCTCAGAGCACTGGGACTCTAAGGTGGTCTCCTGCAAGAACTGCAGCATCCAGCGGGGTCTTAAGAAG CACCTGCTGCTGGCCCCATCGGATGTTGCCGGGTGGGGAACCTTCATCAAGGAGGCTGTGCAGAAGAATGAATTTATCTCTGAGTACTGCGGGGAG CTCATCTCTCAAGATGAGGCTGACCGACGTGGGAAGGTCTATGACAAGTACATGTCTAGCTTCCTCTTCAACCTCAATAATG ATTTCGTTGTTGACGCCACCCGCAAAGGCAACAAAATCCGCTTTGCAAACCACTCTGTCAACCCCAACTGTTACGCTAAAG GTATAGCCAGGCAGATGCACTCAAGTATGTTGGCATAG
- the EZH1 gene encoding histone-lysine N-methyltransferase EZH1 isoform X7: MSKEKMEVPAPPTSKCILYWKRKVKSEYMRLRQLKRLQANMGAKALFVSNYAKVQEKINMLNEDWKKLRVQPIQSMKLVGGHPFLKQCTVESIFPSVTTQTLFMRTLNTVALVPIMYSWSPLQQNFMVEDETVLCNIPYMGDEVKEEDETFIEELINNYDGKVHGEEVALSMTGKLHFLPSHRAGLHKVTEMLSSSILISDAVFLELVDALNQYSEEEEEGHDAAEGKQEAVKDELPVTRKRKWLSMESNKKCSKKHFPNDMIFTALSSMFPENGFPEDMKERYRELTEESDPNVLPPQCTPNIDGPCAKSVQREQALHSFHTLFCRRCFKYDCFLHPFHATPNVYKRKNRETKIEMEPCGPECFLWLEGAKEFAVLHNPRSKCSGRRRRKHLALSTTTSSSASASTSTEAKEGDSDRDTGNDWASSSSEANSRCQTPTKQKLSPASSQPFMADMPLEPVEWTGAEESLFRVFHGTYFNNFCSIARLLGTKTCKQVFQFAVKESLISKLPVNELLNPSQKKKRKHRLWAAHCRKIQLKKDNSSTQVYNYQPCDHPDHPCDSNCPCIMTQNFCEKFCQCNPDCQNRFPGCRCKTQCNTKQCPCYLAVRECDPDLCLTCGASEHWDSKVVSCKNCSIQRGLKKHLLLAPSDVAGWGTFIKEAVQKNEFISEYCGEISLLTPPAKATKSALQTTLSTPTVTLKV, encoded by the exons ATGTCTAAGGA GAAAATGGAGGTTCCAGCCCCACCAACATCAAAATGCATCCTTTATTGGAAAAGGAAGGTCAAGTCAGAATATATGCGCCTTAGGCAGCTTAAGAGACTTCAAGCAAACATGGGAGCCAAG GCTCTGTTCGTATCCAACTATGCAAAggttcaagaaaagataaacatgctGAATGAAGACTGGAAGAAGCTTAGAGTTCAACCTATTCAATCAATGAAGCTGGTTGGGGGGCACCCTTTTCTTAAACAG TGCACAGTTGAGAGCATTTTCCCCAGTGTGACCACTCAGACCTTGTTCATGCGGACTCTGAACACTGTGGCTCTGGTGCCTATCATGTATTCCTGGTCCCCGCTCCAGCAGAATTTCATG GTGGAGGATGAAACCGTTCTGTGCAACATCCCCTATATGGGGGATGAGGTGAAAGAGGAGGATGAAACCTTCATCGAGGAGCTCATTAACAATTACGATGGCAAAGTCCACGGAGAGGAAG TGGCACTTAGCATGACCGGGAAACTGCATTTCTTGCCAAGTCACAGGGCTGGTCTCCACAAAGTCACAG AAATGCTCTCCAGTTCCATCCTGATCAGTGATGCTGTGTTCCTGGAGTTGGTGGATGCACTCAATCAGTActccgaggaggaagaggaagggcatgATGCTGCTGAAGGCAAACAGGAAGCTGTGAAGGATGAGCTGCCTGTCACCCGGAAGAGGAAGTGGCTTTCCATGGAAA GCAACAAGAAGTGTTCCAAGAAGCACTTTCCAAATGACATGATCTTTACTGCTCTTTCATCAATGTTTCCAGAGAATGGCTTTCCAGAGGATATGAAAGAGAG ATACAGAGAGCTGACAGAAGAATCTGACCCGAATGTGCTCCCTCCCCAGTGCACACCAAACATCGATGGACCATGTGCCAAATCTGTTCAGCGTGAGCAGGCCCTGCACTCTTTCCACACCCTTTTTTGCAGGCGCTGCTTCAAGTATGACTGTTTCCTCCATC cttttcACGCTACTCCCAATGTTTATAAGCGGAAGAACAGAGAGACCAAAATTGAAATGGAGCCCTGCGGGCCAGAGTGTTTCCTGTGGTTG GAGGGAGCCAAAGAGTTCGCTGTACTGCACAACCCAAGATCAAAGTGCTCTGGACGACGTCGGCGCAAGCATCTCGCACTCAGTACTACCACCTCCTCCAGTGCTTCAGCCTCCACGAGCACTGAAGCAAAAGAAGGCGATAGTGATAGAGACACGGGCAATGACTGGGCCTCCAGTTCCTCTG AGGCAAACTCGCGTTGCCAGACTCCAACCAAGCAGAAGCTGAGCCCTGCCTCTTCGCAGCCCTTCATGGCTGACATGCCATTGGAGCCTGTTGAGTGGACAGGGGCTGAAGAGTCTCTCTTCCGTGTCTTCCACGGAACTTACTTCAACAACTTCTGCTCGATCGCTCGGCTTCTGGGAACGAAGACATGCAAACAG GTCTTTCAGTTTGCAGTAAAGGAGTCCTTGATATCAAAACTGCCAGTGAATGAGCTCTTGAATCCCTcccagaagaagaagaggaaacacAG ACTCTGGGCTGCTCACTGTAGGAAGATCCAGCTTAAAAAAG ATAATTCATCCACTCAGGTGTACAACTACCAGCCCTGTGACCACCCGGACCATCCTTGTGACAGCAACTGTCCTTGCATCATGACCCAGAATTTCTGCGAGAAGTTCTGCCAGTGCAATCCTGACT GCCAGAACCGTTTTCCCGGCTGCCGGTGTAagactcagtgcaacaccaagcAATGCCCATGTTACCTGGCTGTGCGAGAGTGTGACCCAGACCTCTGCTTGACCTGTGGAGCCTCAGAGCACTGGGACTCTAAGGTGGTCTCCTGCAAGAACTGCAGCATCCAGCGGGGTCTTAAGAAG CACCTGCTGCTGGCCCCATCGGATGTTGCCGGGTGGGGAACCTTCATCAAGGAGGCTGTGCAGAAGAATGAATTTATCTCTGAGTACTGCGGGGAG ATTTCGTTGTTGACGCCACCCGCAAAGGCAACAAAATCCGCTTTGCAAACCACTCTGTCAACCCCAACTGTTACGCTAAAG GTATAG
- the EZH1 gene encoding histone-lysine N-methyltransferase EZH1 isoform X4 has translation MEVPAPPTSKCILYWKRKVKSEYMRLRQLKRLQANMGAKALFVSNYAKVQEKINMLNEDWKKLRVQPIQSMKLVGGHPFLKQCTVESIFPSVTTQTLFMRTLNTVALVPIMYSWSPLQQNFMVEDETVLCNIPYMGDEVKEEDETFIEELINNYDGKVHGEEVALSMTGKLHFLPSHRAGLHKVTEMLSSSILISDAVFLELVDALNQYSEEEEEGHDAAEGKQEAVKDELPVTRKRKWLSMESNKKCSKKHFPNDMIFTALSSMFPENGFPEDMKERYRELTEESDPNVLPPQCTPNIDGPCAKSVQREQALHSFHTLFCRRCFKYDCFLHPFHATPNVYKRKNRETKIEMEPCGPECFLWLEGAKEFAVLHNPRSKCSGRRRRKHLALSTTTSSSASASTSTEAKEGDSDRDTGNDWASSSSEANSRCQTPTKQKLSPASSQPFMADMPLEPVEWTGAEESLFRVFHGTYFNNFCSIARLLGTKTCKQVFQFAVKESLISKLPVNELLNPSQKKKRKHRLWAAHCRKIQLKKDNSSTQVYNYQPCDHPDHPCDSNCPCIMTQNFCEKFCQCNPDCQNRFPGCRCKTQCNTKQCPCYLAVRECDPDLCLTCGASEHWDSKVVSCKNCSIQRGLKKHLLLAPSDVAGWGTFIKEAVQKNEFISEYCGELISQDEADRRGKVYDKYMSSFLFNLNNDFVVDATRKGNKIRFANHSVNPNCYAKVVMVNGDHRIGIFAKRAIQAGEELFFDYRYSQADALKYVGIERETDLI, from the exons ATGGAGGTTCCAGCCCCACCAACATCAAAATGCATCCTTTATTGGAAAAGGAAGGTCAAGTCAGAATATATGCGCCTTAGGCAGCTTAAGAGACTTCAAGCAAACATGGGAGCCAAG GCTCTGTTCGTATCCAACTATGCAAAggttcaagaaaagataaacatgctGAATGAAGACTGGAAGAAGCTTAGAGTTCAACCTATTCAATCAATGAAGCTGGTTGGGGGGCACCCTTTTCTTAAACAG TGCACAGTTGAGAGCATTTTCCCCAGTGTGACCACTCAGACCTTGTTCATGCGGACTCTGAACACTGTGGCTCTGGTGCCTATCATGTATTCCTGGTCCCCGCTCCAGCAGAATTTCATG GTGGAGGATGAAACCGTTCTGTGCAACATCCCCTATATGGGGGATGAGGTGAAAGAGGAGGATGAAACCTTCATCGAGGAGCTCATTAACAATTACGATGGCAAAGTCCACGGAGAGGAAG TGGCACTTAGCATGACCGGGAAACTGCATTTCTTGCCAAGTCACAGGGCTGGTCTCCACAAAGTCACAG AAATGCTCTCCAGTTCCATCCTGATCAGTGATGCTGTGTTCCTGGAGTTGGTGGATGCACTCAATCAGTActccgaggaggaagaggaagggcatgATGCTGCTGAAGGCAAACAGGAAGCTGTGAAGGATGAGCTGCCTGTCACCCGGAAGAGGAAGTGGCTTTCCATGGAAA GCAACAAGAAGTGTTCCAAGAAGCACTTTCCAAATGACATGATCTTTACTGCTCTTTCATCAATGTTTCCAGAGAATGGCTTTCCAGAGGATATGAAAGAGAG ATACAGAGAGCTGACAGAAGAATCTGACCCGAATGTGCTCCCTCCCCAGTGCACACCAAACATCGATGGACCATGTGCCAAATCTGTTCAGCGTGAGCAGGCCCTGCACTCTTTCCACACCCTTTTTTGCAGGCGCTGCTTCAAGTATGACTGTTTCCTCCATC cttttcACGCTACTCCCAATGTTTATAAGCGGAAGAACAGAGAGACCAAAATTGAAATGGAGCCCTGCGGGCCAGAGTGTTTCCTGTGGTTG GAGGGAGCCAAAGAGTTCGCTGTACTGCACAACCCAAGATCAAAGTGCTCTGGACGACGTCGGCGCAAGCATCTCGCACTCAGTACTACCACCTCCTCCAGTGCTTCAGCCTCCACGAGCACTGAAGCAAAAGAAGGCGATAGTGATAGAGACACGGGCAATGACTGGGCCTCCAGTTCCTCTG AGGCAAACTCGCGTTGCCAGACTCCAACCAAGCAGAAGCTGAGCCCTGCCTCTTCGCAGCCCTTCATGGCTGACATGCCATTGGAGCCTGTTGAGTGGACAGGGGCTGAAGAGTCTCTCTTCCGTGTCTTCCACGGAACTTACTTCAACAACTTCTGCTCGATCGCTCGGCTTCTGGGAACGAAGACATGCAAACAG GTCTTTCAGTTTGCAGTAAAGGAGTCCTTGATATCAAAACTGCCAGTGAATGAGCTCTTGAATCCCTcccagaagaagaagaggaaacacAG ACTCTGGGCTGCTCACTGTAGGAAGATCCAGCTTAAAAAAG ATAATTCATCCACTCAGGTGTACAACTACCAGCCCTGTGACCACCCGGACCATCCTTGTGACAGCAACTGTCCTTGCATCATGACCCAGAATTTCTGCGAGAAGTTCTGCCAGTGCAATCCTGACT GCCAGAACCGTTTTCCCGGCTGCCGGTGTAagactcagtgcaacaccaagcAATGCCCATGTTACCTGGCTGTGCGAGAGTGTGACCCAGACCTCTGCTTGACCTGTGGAGCCTCAGAGCACTGGGACTCTAAGGTGGTCTCCTGCAAGAACTGCAGCATCCAGCGGGGTCTTAAGAAG CACCTGCTGCTGGCCCCATCGGATGTTGCCGGGTGGGGAACCTTCATCAAGGAGGCTGTGCAGAAGAATGAATTTATCTCTGAGTACTGCGGGGAG CTCATCTCTCAAGATGAGGCTGACCGACGTGGGAAGGTCTATGACAAGTACATGTCTAGCTTCCTCTTCAACCTCAATAATG ATTTCGTTGTTGACGCCACCCGCAAAGGCAACAAAATCCGCTTTGCAAACCACTCTGTCAACCCCAACTGTTACGCTAAAG TGGTGATGGTGAATGGAGACCACCGCATTGGGATCTTTGCCAAGAGAGCAATCCAGGCAGGTGAAGAACTCTTTTTTGATTACAG GTATAGCCAGGCAGATGCACTCAAGTATGTTGGCATAGAAAGAGAGACTGATCTAATCTAG
- the EZH1 gene encoding histone-lysine N-methyltransferase EZH1 isoform X9 produces the protein MGDEVKEEDETFIEELINNYDGKVHGEEVALSMTGKLHFLPSHRAGLHKVTEMLSSSILISDAVFLELVDALNQYSEEEEEGHDAAEGKQEAVKDELPVTRKRKWLSMESNKKCSKKHFPNDMIFTALSSMFPENGFPEDMKERYRELTEESDPNVLPPQCTPNIDGPCAKSVQREQALHSFHTLFCRRCFKYDCFLHPFHATPNVYKRKNRETKIEMEPCGPECFLWLEGAKEFAVLHNPRSKCSGRRRRKHLALSTTTSSSASASTSTEAKEGDSDRDTGNDWASSSSEANSRCQTPTKQKLSPASSQPFMADMPLEPVEWTGAEESLFRVFHGTYFNNFCSIARLLGTKTCKQVFQFAVKESLISKLPVNELLNPSQKKKRKHRLWAAHCRKIQLKKDNSSTQVYNYQPCDHPDHPCDSNCPCIMTQNFCEKFCQCNPDCQNRFPGCRCKTQCNTKQCPCYLAVRECDPDLCLTCGASEHWDSKVVSCKNCSIQRGLKKHLLLAPSDVAGWGTFIKEAVQKNEFISEYCGELISQDEADRRGKVYDKYMSSFLFNLNNDFVVDATRKGNKIRFANHSVNPNCYAKVVMVNGDHRIGIFAKRAIQAGEELFFDYRYSQADALKYVGIERETDLI, from the exons ATGGGGGATGAGGTGAAAGAGGAGGATGAAACCTTCATCGAGGAGCTCATTAACAATTACGATGGCAAAGTCCACGGAGAGGAAG TGGCACTTAGCATGACCGGGAAACTGCATTTCTTGCCAAGTCACAGGGCTGGTCTCCACAAAGTCACAG AAATGCTCTCCAGTTCCATCCTGATCAGTGATGCTGTGTTCCTGGAGTTGGTGGATGCACTCAATCAGTActccgaggaggaagaggaagggcatgATGCTGCTGAAGGCAAACAGGAAGCTGTGAAGGATGAGCTGCCTGTCACCCGGAAGAGGAAGTGGCTTTCCATGGAAA GCAACAAGAAGTGTTCCAAGAAGCACTTTCCAAATGACATGATCTTTACTGCTCTTTCATCAATGTTTCCAGAGAATGGCTTTCCAGAGGATATGAAAGAGAG ATACAGAGAGCTGACAGAAGAATCTGACCCGAATGTGCTCCCTCCCCAGTGCACACCAAACATCGATGGACCATGTGCCAAATCTGTTCAGCGTGAGCAGGCCCTGCACTCTTTCCACACCCTTTTTTGCAGGCGCTGCTTCAAGTATGACTGTTTCCTCCATC cttttcACGCTACTCCCAATGTTTATAAGCGGAAGAACAGAGAGACCAAAATTGAAATGGAGCCCTGCGGGCCAGAGTGTTTCCTGTGGTTG GAGGGAGCCAAAGAGTTCGCTGTACTGCACAACCCAAGATCAAAGTGCTCTGGACGACGTCGGCGCAAGCATCTCGCACTCAGTACTACCACCTCCTCCAGTGCTTCAGCCTCCACGAGCACTGAAGCAAAAGAAGGCGATAGTGATAGAGACACGGGCAATGACTGGGCCTCCAGTTCCTCTG AGGCAAACTCGCGTTGCCAGACTCCAACCAAGCAGAAGCTGAGCCCTGCCTCTTCGCAGCCCTTCATGGCTGACATGCCATTGGAGCCTGTTGAGTGGACAGGGGCTGAAGAGTCTCTCTTCCGTGTCTTCCACGGAACTTACTTCAACAACTTCTGCTCGATCGCTCGGCTTCTGGGAACGAAGACATGCAAACAG GTCTTTCAGTTTGCAGTAAAGGAGTCCTTGATATCAAAACTGCCAGTGAATGAGCTCTTGAATCCCTcccagaagaagaagaggaaacacAG ACTCTGGGCTGCTCACTGTAGGAAGATCCAGCTTAAAAAAG ATAATTCATCCACTCAGGTGTACAACTACCAGCCCTGTGACCACCCGGACCATCCTTGTGACAGCAACTGTCCTTGCATCATGACCCAGAATTTCTGCGAGAAGTTCTGCCAGTGCAATCCTGACT GCCAGAACCGTTTTCCCGGCTGCCGGTGTAagactcagtgcaacaccaagcAATGCCCATGTTACCTGGCTGTGCGAGAGTGTGACCCAGACCTCTGCTTGACCTGTGGAGCCTCAGAGCACTGGGACTCTAAGGTGGTCTCCTGCAAGAACTGCAGCATCCAGCGGGGTCTTAAGAAG CACCTGCTGCTGGCCCCATCGGATGTTGCCGGGTGGGGAACCTTCATCAAGGAGGCTGTGCAGAAGAATGAATTTATCTCTGAGTACTGCGGGGAG CTCATCTCTCAAGATGAGGCTGACCGACGTGGGAAGGTCTATGACAAGTACATGTCTAGCTTCCTCTTCAACCTCAATAATG ATTTCGTTGTTGACGCCACCCGCAAAGGCAACAAAATCCGCTTTGCAAACCACTCTGTCAACCCCAACTGTTACGCTAAAG TGGTGATGGTGAATGGAGACCACCGCATTGGGATCTTTGCCAAGAGAGCAATCCAGGCAGGTGAAGAACTCTTTTTTGATTACAG GTATAGCCAGGCAGATGCACTCAAGTATGTTGGCATAGAAAGAGAGACTGATCTAATCTAG